One stretch of Nakamurella alba DNA includes these proteins:
- a CDS encoding DUF885 domain-containing protein — translation MTSAPVGLSPITALSNAVVTDLAALSPMTAAYLGIPGGETELDDLSPDGLAERNDVAVRARAGLVAAESTGVSDDVAREVVLERLDARIEEYGSGWATAALNVIASPLQDVRMVFDLVGKDTPEQQEQLAARIAAVPAALDGYRSSLLAAAASGKVSALRQVVKCAEQCAAYAGIDKDGATGYFADLATGIDAGNPALTRALSDAAARADAAYGELGEFLTRELAPLAPARDAVGEVRYAVQSRDFLGAAVDLAETYAWGWEEFLSVEREMHEVAERIAPGAGPAGAAAQLDRDERYLLHGVDNLQAWMQDMSDRAVAELGRSHFEIDAPIRELACRIAPSGGVSGAYYTGPSDDLTRPGTMWWSVEPGKDTFGTWRETTTVYHEGVPGHHLQIATAVVRRDRLNDFQRLFAMTSGHAEGWALYAERLVRELGYLDDDGDLLGLLDSQLFRSARVVIDIGMHLELEIPAGTGFHEGERWTPELGLEFLLTRTLTEPGYARDEIDRYLGWPGQAPAYKVGERVWRAGRADAERRHGAAFDLKHFHTEALALGGMGLAPLEKLLARI, via the coding sequence ATGACGAGCGCACCGGTCGGTCTCAGCCCCATCACCGCACTGTCGAACGCGGTGGTCACCGACCTCGCGGCGCTGAGCCCGATGACCGCCGCCTACCTGGGCATCCCGGGCGGCGAGACCGAGCTCGACGACCTCTCGCCGGACGGCCTGGCCGAGCGGAACGACGTGGCGGTCCGGGCCCGGGCCGGTCTGGTCGCCGCGGAGTCCACCGGGGTCTCCGACGACGTCGCCCGCGAGGTGGTGCTGGAGCGGCTGGACGCGCGGATCGAGGAGTACGGGTCCGGTTGGGCCACCGCCGCGCTGAACGTCATCGCCTCCCCGCTGCAGGACGTCCGGATGGTGTTCGACCTGGTCGGCAAGGACACCCCGGAGCAGCAGGAGCAGCTGGCGGCCAGGATCGCCGCCGTGCCCGCCGCGTTGGACGGCTACCGCAGCTCGTTGCTCGCCGCTGCGGCGTCCGGCAAGGTGTCGGCGCTGCGCCAGGTGGTCAAGTGCGCGGAGCAGTGTGCCGCCTACGCCGGGATCGACAAGGACGGTGCCACCGGTTATTTCGCGGACCTGGCCACCGGGATCGACGCCGGGAACCCGGCGCTCACCCGGGCTCTGTCCGACGCCGCCGCGCGGGCCGATGCGGCCTACGGCGAGCTCGGCGAGTTCCTGACCCGTGAGCTGGCGCCGCTCGCGCCTGCCCGGGATGCGGTGGGGGAGGTCCGGTACGCCGTCCAGTCCCGCGACTTCCTCGGTGCCGCCGTCGATCTCGCCGAGACCTACGCCTGGGGGTGGGAGGAGTTCCTGTCCGTCGAACGCGAGATGCACGAGGTCGCCGAGCGTATCGCGCCCGGCGCCGGACCGGCCGGCGCCGCCGCGCAGCTGGACCGGGACGAGCGCTACCTGCTGCACGGCGTCGACAACCTGCAGGCCTGGATGCAGGACATGTCCGACCGGGCTGTCGCCGAACTGGGCCGCTCACACTTCGAGATCGACGCGCCCATCCGGGAACTCGCCTGCCGCATCGCACCGTCCGGTGGCGTGTCCGGGGCCTACTACACCGGGCCGAGTGACGACCTGACCCGTCCGGGCACCATGTGGTGGTCGGTCGAGCCGGGCAAGGACACCTTCGGCACCTGGCGGGAGACCACCACCGTCTACCACGAGGGCGTGCCCGGGCATCACCTGCAGATCGCGACCGCGGTGGTCCGCCGGGACCGGCTCAACGACTTCCAGCGGTTGTTCGCCATGACCTCCGGGCACGCCGAGGGCTGGGCGCTGTACGCGGAGCGGCTCGTGCGCGAGCTCGGCTACCTGGACGACGACGGAGACCTGTTGGGGCTGCTGGACTCTCAGCTGTTCCGGTCCGCGCGGGTGGTCATCGACATCGGCATGCACCTGGAGCTGGAGATCCCGGCCGGCACCGGCTTCCACGAGGGGGAGCGGTGGACCCCGGAACTGGGCCTGGAGTTCCTGCTGACCCGCACGCTGACCGAGCCGGGCTACGCCCGCGACGAGATCGACCGCTACCTGGGCTGGCCGGGCCAGGCACCCGCGTACAAGGTCGGCGAGCGGGTGTGGCGCGCCGGGCGGGCCGATGCGGAGCGGCGGCACGGTGCCGCGTTCGACCTCAAGCACTTCCACACCGAGGCCCTCGCGCTCGGCGGGATGGGCCTCGCGCCGTTGGAGAAGCTGCTCGCCCGGATCTGA
- a CDS encoding substrate-binding and vWA domain-containing protein codes for MARKRNPVPIIAAAVVGVVLIVVIRLVAGGSSDSADPADPGTATTGPVSRPGCTTVQVAASSEKAALMAGIARSYSESGRTVNGACYDVAVRSVASGLAQQRLAAGWDPDADGPAPDVWTPAASTWVSLLRSDLTANDKPDMVPTTVESVTSTPLVLAMPRPMAEALDWPDAQLGWSDVLGLVEDPEGWAGKGHSEWGKFTLGKTNPTVSTSGLAATIGTFVAATGTSSDLTAADLADEKTREYARTVERSVVHYGDTTLTYLTNLQRADDAGAAMSYLSAVAVEEKSVLDYNAGNPSGDPATLGQHEPPKVPLVAIYPKEGTLYSDSPYVILDAPWADAGKKAGAADFLSYLREPAQQKVFTDAGFRTYDRKAGDPINASDAVRADGVTIALDAPGPAVLVQVRDLWSELRKQARVLLVMDVSGSMSTPAGSSGFTRLELAQQAAVDGLEQLAGTDEIGLWSFSTNLPTESGIYDELVPIAPLAQDKAQLVDKIEALGPLKGTPLYAVVRAATQYMDSTADDEVINAVVVMTDGKNEYPEDTDLGSLVSELSDASLENGVRVFSIAYGEGADLDTLKQISEASRAAAYDARNPESISSVFSAVLSNF; via the coding sequence GTGGCGCGCAAGCGGAACCCGGTCCCGATCATCGCCGCGGCGGTGGTCGGCGTCGTGCTGATCGTGGTCATCCGGCTGGTCGCCGGCGGCTCCTCGGACAGTGCCGACCCCGCCGATCCGGGTACCGCCACCACCGGGCCGGTGAGCCGACCCGGCTGCACCACGGTCCAGGTGGCGGCATCGAGCGAGAAGGCCGCGCTGATGGCCGGTATCGCCCGCAGCTACAGCGAGTCCGGCCGGACTGTGAACGGAGCCTGCTACGACGTGGCCGTCCGCTCGGTGGCGTCCGGGCTCGCCCAGCAACGCCTCGCCGCGGGCTGGGACCCTGACGCCGACGGCCCGGCGCCCGACGTCTGGACCCCGGCCGCGTCCACCTGGGTCAGCCTGCTGCGCAGCGACCTGACGGCCAACGACAAGCCCGACATGGTCCCGACGACCGTCGAGTCGGTGACCTCGACCCCGCTGGTGCTGGCCATGCCGCGGCCGATGGCCGAGGCGCTCGACTGGCCGGACGCGCAGCTCGGCTGGTCCGACGTGCTCGGCCTGGTGGAGGACCCGGAGGGCTGGGCCGGGAAGGGCCACAGCGAGTGGGGGAAGTTCACCCTCGGGAAGACCAACCCGACCGTGTCCACGTCCGGACTGGCCGCCACCATCGGCACCTTCGTCGCCGCGACCGGCACCTCCTCCGATCTCACCGCCGCCGACCTGGCCGACGAGAAGACCCGCGAGTACGCCCGCACCGTCGAACGGTCGGTGGTGCACTACGGCGACACCACCCTGACCTACCTGACGAACCTGCAGCGCGCCGACGACGCGGGCGCCGCGATGAGCTACCTGTCCGCCGTCGCGGTGGAGGAGAAGTCGGTGCTGGACTACAACGCCGGCAACCCCAGCGGCGACCCGGCCACCCTCGGACAGCACGAACCGCCGAAGGTGCCGCTGGTGGCGATCTACCCGAAGGAGGGCACGCTCTACAGCGACAGCCCCTACGTCATCCTGGACGCACCGTGGGCGGACGCGGGGAAGAAGGCCGGCGCTGCCGACTTCCTGTCGTACCTGCGCGAGCCGGCCCAGCAGAAGGTGTTCACCGACGCCGGGTTCCGTACCTACGACCGCAAGGCCGGCGACCCGATCAACGCCAGCGACGCGGTCCGGGCCGACGGCGTCACCATCGCGCTGGACGCCCCCGGACCGGCCGTGCTGGTCCAGGTCCGTGACCTCTGGTCGGAGCTGCGCAAGCAGGCCCGGGTGCTGCTGGTGATGGACGTGTCCGGCTCGATGAGCACCCCGGCCGGCAGCAGCGGCTTCACCCGGCTCGAACTGGCCCAGCAGGCGGCGGTGGACGGGCTGGAGCAGCTGGCCGGCACCGACGAGATCGGCCTCTGGTCCTTCTCCACCAACCTGCCCACCGAGAGCGGCATCTACGACGAACTGGTGCCGATCGCGCCGCTCGCCCAGGACAAGGCGCAGCTGGTCGACAAGATCGAGGCGCTCGGCCCGCTGAAGGGCACGCCGTTGTACGCCGTGGTCCGGGCCGCCACCCAGTACATGGACTCCACCGCGGACGACGAGGTGATCAACGCGGTGGTGGTGATGACCGACGGGAAGAACGAGTACCCGGAGGACACCGACCTCGGCTCGCTGGTCTCCGAGCTGTCCGATGCCTCCCTGGAGAACGGCGTCCGGGTGTTCTCCATCGCCTATGGCGAGGGTGCCGATCTGGACACCCTGAAGCAGATCTCGGAGGCGAGCCGGGCGGCTGCCTACGATGCACGCAACCCGGAGAGCATCTCGTCGGTCTTCAGCGCGGTGCTCTCCAACTTCTGA
- a CDS encoding vitamin B12-dependent ribonucleotide reductase, with translation MTETLGTSGSSKSRRSRTAAAGLRLERLYTTAGVHPYDEVTWERRDVVMTNWRDGSINFEQRGVEFPESWSINATNIVTSKYFRGAVGTPQRESSLRQIIDRVVNTYTAAGVENGYFATDEDTEIFSHELTWMLLHQVFAFNSPVWFNVGTQSPQQVSACFILAVDDTMDSILNWYREEGLIFKGGSGAGLNLSRIRSSKELLSSGGTASGPVSFMRGADASAGTIKSGGATRRAAKMVVLDVDHPDIVEFVETKAKEEHKIRALRDAGFDMDLGGDDIVSVQYQNANNSVRVSDEFMRAVEQGKEFGLRGRQTGEVIETLDARTLFDKITAAAWECADPGIQYDDIINDWHTCPESGRINASNPCSEYMHLDNSSCNLASLNLLKFLSADGRFDATSFSKAVEFVITAMDISITFADFPTEPIAETTRAFRQLGIGYANLGALLMATGHAYDSDGGRSLAAAITSLMQATAYRRSAELAGVVGQYDGYARNADAHKRVIRKHAAANDSVRTIGTDDAAILKLATSVWADTIATGEKNGYRNAQASVLAPTGTIGLMMDCDTTGVEPDLALVKFKKLVGGGSMQIVNQTVPRALAALGYQQEQIEAIVEFIGSHGHVVDAPGLKREHYEVFDCAMGERSIAPMGHVRMMAAVQPFISGAISKTVNMPEAATVADVAEIYTQGWKMGLKALAIYRDNCKVGQPLSAAKNDKSEAKADTAAAAVTLPVEAGPVRRRLPKKRPSQTVSFTVGGAEGYLTTGSYPDGGLGEVFIKLGKQGSTLAGVMDAFSIAVSVGLQYGIPLESYVAKFTNLRFEPAGMTDDPDVRIATSVMDYLFRRVALDYLPVDKRAELGIFSAEERTAQVSANYGSDVAETLRTSVDATPQVTPAAEVKANAAGAEPAAVETVAVTVAPAGKAGSSTELLELVIGKSADAPLCFTCGTKMRPSGACYVCEGCGSTSGCS, from the coding sequence GCGCCGGGATGTCGTCATGACCAATTGGCGCGACGGCTCGATCAACTTCGAGCAGCGCGGCGTGGAGTTCCCCGAGTCCTGGTCGATCAACGCGACGAACATCGTCACCAGCAAGTACTTCCGCGGTGCCGTCGGTACCCCGCAGCGTGAGTCGAGCCTGCGGCAGATCATCGACCGGGTGGTGAACACCTACACCGCCGCCGGTGTGGAGAACGGCTACTTCGCCACCGACGAGGACACCGAGATCTTCAGCCACGAGCTGACCTGGATGCTGCTGCATCAGGTGTTCGCCTTCAACTCGCCGGTCTGGTTCAACGTGGGAACCCAGTCCCCGCAGCAGGTCTCGGCGTGCTTCATCCTCGCCGTCGACGACACCATGGACTCGATCCTGAACTGGTACCGCGAGGAGGGCCTGATCTTCAAGGGCGGCTCCGGCGCGGGGCTGAACCTGTCCCGTATCCGCTCCAGCAAGGAGCTGCTGTCCTCCGGCGGCACCGCCTCCGGCCCGGTGTCCTTCATGCGCGGCGCCGACGCCTCCGCCGGCACCATCAAGTCGGGCGGCGCCACCCGCCGCGCCGCGAAGATGGTCGTGCTGGACGTCGACCACCCGGACATCGTCGAGTTCGTCGAGACCAAGGCCAAGGAGGAGCACAAGATCCGCGCGCTGCGCGACGCCGGCTTCGACATGGACCTCGGCGGCGACGACATCGTCTCCGTGCAGTACCAGAACGCGAACAACTCGGTCCGTGTCTCGGACGAGTTCATGCGGGCCGTCGAGCAGGGCAAGGAGTTCGGCCTGCGCGGCCGGCAGACCGGTGAGGTGATCGAGACCCTCGACGCCCGCACCCTTTTCGACAAGATCACCGCCGCCGCCTGGGAGTGCGCCGACCCGGGCATCCAGTACGACGACATCATCAACGACTGGCACACCTGCCCGGAGTCGGGCCGCATCAACGCCTCGAACCCGTGCAGCGAATACATGCACCTGGACAACTCGTCCTGCAACCTGGCGTCGCTGAACCTGCTGAAGTTCCTCTCGGCCGACGGCCGGTTCGACGCGACCTCGTTCAGCAAGGCCGTCGAGTTCGTCATCACCGCGATGGACATCTCGATCACCTTCGCCGACTTCCCGACGGAGCCGATCGCCGAGACGACCCGCGCCTTCCGCCAGCTGGGCATCGGCTACGCGAACCTCGGCGCGCTGCTGATGGCCACCGGGCACGCCTACGACTCGGACGGCGGCCGCTCGCTGGCCGCGGCGATCACCTCGCTGATGCAGGCCACCGCCTACCGCCGCTCGGCCGAGCTGGCCGGCGTGGTCGGCCAGTACGACGGCTACGCCCGGAACGCCGATGCCCACAAGCGGGTCATCCGCAAGCACGCCGCGGCCAACGACTCGGTGCGCACCATCGGCACCGACGACGCCGCCATCCTGAAGCTGGCCACCTCGGTCTGGGCCGACACGATCGCCACCGGCGAGAAGAACGGCTACCGCAATGCGCAGGCGTCCGTGCTGGCGCCGACCGGCACCATCGGCCTGATGATGGACTGCGACACCACCGGCGTGGAGCCCGATCTCGCCCTGGTGAAGTTCAAGAAGCTGGTCGGCGGCGGCTCCATGCAGATCGTCAACCAGACCGTGCCGCGGGCGCTGGCCGCGCTGGGCTACCAGCAGGAGCAGATCGAGGCGATCGTCGAGTTCATCGGCTCGCACGGTCACGTCGTCGACGCCCCCGGCCTGAAGCGCGAGCACTACGAGGTCTTCGACTGCGCCATGGGCGAGCGGTCCATCGCGCCGATGGGCCACGTGCGGATGATGGCGGCCGTCCAGCCGTTCATCTCCGGCGCGATCTCCAAGACGGTCAACATGCCGGAGGCCGCCACGGTCGCCGACGTCGCCGAGATCTACACCCAGGGCTGGAAGATGGGCCTGAAGGCGCTGGCCATCTACCGCGACAACTGCAAGGTCGGCCAGCCGCTGTCCGCGGCGAAGAACGACAAGTCCGAGGCGAAGGCCGACACCGCAGCCGCTGCTGTGACTCTGCCGGTCGAGGCCGGTCCGGTCCGCCGGCGGCTGCCGAAGAAGCGCCCGTCGCAGACGGTCTCGTTCACCGTGGGCGGCGCCGAGGGCTACCTGACCACCGGCTCCTACCCGGACGGTGGCCTCGGTGAGGTCTTCATCAAGCTGGGCAAGCAGGGCTCCACCCTGGCCGGCGTGATGGACGCCTTCTCGATCGCGGTGTCCGTGGGTCTGCAGTACGGCATCCCGCTCGAGTCCTACGTCGCCAAGTTCACCAACCTGCGCTTCGAGCCGGCCGGCATGACGGACGACCCGGACGTGCGGATCGCCACCTCGGTGATGGACTACCTGTTCCGCCGCGTCGCGCTCGACTACCTGCCGGTGGACAAGCGCGCCGAGCTGGGCATCTTCTCCGCCGAGGAGCGGACGGCGCAGGTGTCGGCGAACTACGGCAGCGACGTGGCCGAGACCCTGCGCACCTCGGTGGACGCCACCCCGCAGGTCACCCCGGCCGCCGAGGTCAAGGCCAACGCCGCCGGCGCCGAGCCCGCCGCGGTCGAGACTGTTGCGGTGACGGTCGCTCCGGCCGGCAAGGCCGGCAGCTCCACCGAGTTGCTCGAGCTCGTCATCGGCAAGTCGGCCGACGCCCCGCTCTGCTTCACCTGTGGCACCAAGATGCGCCCCTCCGGTGCCTGCTACGTCTGCGAGGGCTGCGGCTCCACCTCCGGCTGCAGCTGA